GCAATGAGTCACTCAGAAACAGATGGAAATATAGCCATTTGTCGAAAACAGTGTGTGATGATTGAGCCGAAAAAACAtagtatgtagagacagaggtcccaaaaACAGCTTATGAGCAATACACCACTCAGAAATGTAGAGAAATGTAGAGCATGTGTATGAGGTAATATATTAGTTTCTTACTATGAGATGCTTCACAGAAGGAGGTGAGGTCCTGGGATGGCTGTCCGAAACAGAAGGAGCTGCAGGATTGTTTCCAATCAGTCAGAGGACATCAACTGGATCAAAAACTTGGCTTCATGAGTGACTTTCTTGTTCCTCTCCTTCTGGAATACAACAAAAAATTAGCTGCCAAATTTGGCCAAAACAGGTGTATGTTAACCAAttgtacaacatttaaattagcTGCTAATTTTCTCCCAAACAAGTCTGTTAAccacactacaaaaaaaagccaacttgtattttttgcctcaaacagtgatttaagttggtaaaacttggaaatataaattattgacatttagggcaataatgtaagttaacacaacaaaggaagccagttgtctgctcaaaaacaagttggtgagttgttgttacttatatctttaagttggggttcacaacaagggacaatagttctgataactcttatttctttgttgtgaaatgcggaaaagctgtgaaattctgtcattagcgaaagctagcagctaactgatgctagcggctaaccgatgctagcggcgctgcttgttacagctacaatagtagccattagcgtatcaatgctaactcaaaattgtggtcgcaacattagttgacatttcatagcagcgttacagtTACAAGTTccaaaatctgaattcagagttgagcaaactcaaaaacaaaacttagaatatttagtttaattggccaacttaaaattttatcgaaatttgttgccttgaaattttgagttcacccaactttttttttgtagtgcaGTTGTACAATATTAACATTGGCTGCTAATTTGGCCAGAACCAGTCTATGTTAACCagttttataatattaatattagctgctaatttggcCAGAATCAGTCTATGTTAACCagttttataatattaatattagctgctaatttggcCCAAACAAGTCAATATTAACCAGTTTTACAACATTATAATTAGCTGCGAAGTTTGCCAAACACAAAGGCAAAAATGGAGGGATAATGACTGTCAGCTGTGTtagctgctaatgctaatcTTCCAGGACTCATGGCATGCTGGAGGATCCTGACCAGCTCAAACAACTTTCCTCTTACATTCAACACATAAGAGCACTGGAGAAGCTTAATGTTTCATATATTGAAGTAAAAGATTTAAACTTACCCATTTAGTTAAAGCAGGAATGAAGAAGTCAGTGCAACTTCAAACAATGATGGTGCAGCCAAAGAGGTGGAACAGGTGGGCAGCACAGGTAGCCACGCCCAGAAACACACCCTTCAGTCATGGTGTTGgaggtttttcatttttatttcaaacttgtGGTGAACCATATCTGAAAGAATGGATCATAACATCCACTCTGATATATGACATCTGTATGATATCTCCTTCCAGCAAAGAGTTATTAGGGAatattagtagtattagtagtaccCATGATGCTTTGCAGCCGCTGGAGCTTCCAATCCCACTAATTAGGAACGTTTTGGGAAATTTACCTGCATGAATCCCCCTTCCACTCTCTATCTCTGTCACGACCTCATAAAGGAGAAAAATGTCTTCAATTACTTGTGAGGATCAGAAACATTGACTTTCCAAAGCGGctcaaaagacacacaaggaccaaaaaaagacaaaatatgaccaaaaaacaaaaagatacaagatgaccaaaaaagccataaaaagacacacaaggatcaaataaagacacaatatgatcaaaaaaacataaaaagatacaagatgacgaaaaaaaaagacataataagacacaaaatgaccaaaaaagacatacagggacaaaaaaaggcataaaaagacacaaaaggaccaaaaaagacataaaaaagatacaagatggcacaaaaaaggcataaaaagacacaaaaggacaaaaaaaagacacaaaaaccacacaaaatgaccaaagaaagaaataaaaagaaacaaaattacaaaaaagattttaaaaaagccacaaaaagaccaaaaaaagactatcGCACTAATAAGGAAAGTTGGAAAGtagagaaacaataaaataactaactaactaactaaccaaataactaaataaataaataactactcATCCCATTAAAGCAGAAATCTCAGCtgttcaaaatcatttttttattgtcatatgaACACACAATATCTCTTGTTGCCAAGTATCGACCTACTTGTAAATAAAGAGCACAAGTGTtaatataatctttatatttgatatgatacatatttacaaaatccCATCCATCCATGTCCATACATCGACATTTAACTGAAGCGAGGCACAGAGTGAAAAGTTAAAGTATATTTGAAGCCAAAATGAGACGAAACAGAAACCAGAAGAACCTTTTTCTTAAACTTTCTAGTGTTTTCTGTGAATGATAAACCCAGTAGACTGAGGTCAGTTAGTCCATCTACCTGTTGATAAATCCTGACACGACTCTAAACATTATCTAGAGACGCTTTGTGGCAGCACAAGTTGCCAGATCTGGATCTCTGAAAACAAGTAGCAGGGTCAACATCTTTGGTCCAGTTAGAAGAGTGAAGAACCCTCAAACCTTCTCtgtgtcaataataataataataataataaaaaataaagatcatCATcagctgtctttttttgggtcattttgtgtctttttctaataattttttgtaattttgtgtattttttttaggtcattttcttttttttgtcatttcgtgtctttattgagtaatttagttttttctgtcatttcttgtctttttttttagtaattttgtgtcttttttttgtcatttcgtgtcttttttaagtaatttagttttatctgtcattttgtgcctttttttcgaaatttggtgtctttttttggtcattttgtcttttttttttgtcattttgtgtctttttttggtcattttcatactgtctccagcagcctccaggtaatttcagtttgagacccctgatttatgTGATATGTAAACAGAtttccttttgtgtgtgtttgtgtttttgtgatgtGCTTTATGTGAACATGTGACATTCTCTTGTGtccaaaacaaaattatcataagggaaaaaataaactaactaactaaataaatacataaataaataaataactcctCATCCCATGAAAGCAGCAATCTCAGTTGTTCAAAATCAATTTATTGACGCTATCATGtcatataaacaaacaacatttcTTTCTGCCAAGTATCGACCTACTTGTAAATAAAGAGCACAAGTGTtaatataatctttatatttgatatcatacatatttacaaaatccCATCCATCCATGTCCATACATTGACATTTAACTGAAGCGAGGCACAGAGTGAAAAATAAGGTAAAGTATATTTGAAGCCAAAATGAGACGAAACAGAAACCAGAAGAAGCTTTTTCTGAAGCTTTCTAGTGTTTTATGTCAATGTCACGACTCTAAACATTATCTAGAGACGCTTTGTGGCAGCACAAGTTGCCAGATCTGGATCTCTGAAAACAAGTAGCAGGGTCAACATCTTTGGTCCAGTTAGAAGAGTGAAGAACCCTCAAACCTTCTCtgtgtcaataataataacaataataaaaaataaagacccTGATCAGCTGCAGAGGAGCTGGAGTTCACTAGAGTTGTATGTGAGGGCCGGGGCGGAGGTCTCGGCCCCCCCCAGGGCCTCCTGGCCCCggatcttcaggttcacagacTTGATCTTCCAGCTGTGGTTCTCCAGCGGGGAGCGGATCAGGCCGAAGACGTTCTCGAAGATGCCGAGGCAGGCCTGGTTCCTGTGGATGGTCCCGGCCACGGCCACCAGGACCAGGCCGTGGGGGGACGCCAGGGTCTTCAGGCCCCGGGGCTCCAGGTTCGGACTCAGGAGGAGCTGCTCGTCTCGGGTCAGAGCCACCAGACGGAGACTCACCAGCTCCGCTCCCAGAAACTCCTCCATCTGCTCGCTGCCCGTCCTGACAACAAAACACACggcttggttttattttttcaaatttcaaattaaCAATTGTAAACAAGTCAGTTTTAACTCAGTTTTTGGCTATTTaagtccatttctgaatcctttccatcacttaaaaatgtttaaatgccatgttggtatatttttcacctatatgacctgataataataattgattttttattctgacttactggatcaacatttagaaccaaaaagaaacaaagaaaaaaatgtgatcttgtgattgtgtgtgatcctgtcatcaactcatcatttttgtgtctttttttgttattttgtgtcttcttctgtgtatttttttggtcattttgtcttctcattttgtgtctttttggtcattttgtgtttattttttgtcattttgtttttatttttggtcattttgtgtctttttttagtaattttgtgttttgttttagtcattttgtgtatttttttttttttcttagcaattttgtgtatttttttagtaattttgtgtttatttttttttttttttagcaattttgtgtcttttttttttaagtaattttgtgttttgttttagtcattttgtgtattttttttagtcattttgtgtatttttttagtaattttgtgggtttttttttttagtaattctgtgtctttttctttgtaattttgtctttttttagtcattttgtgttttgttttagtcattttgtgtattttttttttttttttagcaattttgtgtcttttttttagtaattttgtgggttgtttttttttttttttagcaattttgtgtctttttttagtcattttgtgtcttgttttaatcattttgtgtattttttttttttcttagcaattttgtgtctttttttagtcattttgtgtcttttttttagtcattttgtgtctttttttagtcattttgtgtctttttttagtcctttcgtCCAACATAAAAAGTGATGTTACCTGGTGAGGAGGCGGAGCTTGACGTCTGGCCAGAAGTGCTGTGGTCCCCAGTCCTGAGGCGGCTGGCCCAGAGACGGGTTGTGACTGTTCAGCAGCTGGAAGAACCACTGACAGAACTGCTGACCCAGAACCGACGGGTCGAAGTCCGAGGAACCCGTCTCTGAGGTCTGACTCAGTCTGGTTTCACCTGGACCTCCTGggagcttctcctcctccaccaggaCCTGAAGGAAACAACGTTATTAGTCGTGTTGGGACAATGGAGCCTtgtgaagcatttcctttatttattcaccccACTAGGTGGagctcttggcttaaaaaaggcttcagcagtGGTGATACAGTGATTTCAGCCCTTTGCCATTGGCAGatcattttgctatttttaagcaaaacacacctaaattttgtacttttttttcttcttttggagaggtggctttttgcagtgtgggctccgtaaataaagaaaatgcttcacgaTTAATAACACGCTTATTCTTGGATTACTTTTTAGTAGACATGTTCTAATAACTCACACTGTAAACCGGTATTACCACCTTACCcactggtggaaagtaacttttACTcgagtacagtacttaagtacaattttgaggtattcatttcatgtaactttatacttttacttcactacatttagctgagagctttagttacttttcaggtcgagatttaacaaataaaaaatatgatcaatttaaagtgattagacattttttcaattaaatcatataacagtatattaagtaattaaatgagctctgtctttacaaaattaaaacactgcttacatagaAACATCAATACAAGTAATGTCataatatattaagaatatatataatatatacaatttatTGCCTTAACCTGTTTTTACTCTGTACACCTGAAGTTCCCACAtgagggatcaataaaggaatatcttatcttatcttctaaaaaatctgagtggttcattctgcataacgagtccttttacttttgatactttaagtacattttgatgctgatacttttgtacttttacttccgtaagttctgaatgcaggacttttactgtagtggagtcatttcacagtgtgtattagtacttttactgcagtaaaggagctgaatacttcttccaccactggttagcTGGTATTAAACTAAGGGGgactcttttaaatctcttcttaaaatatacttttatcgGAGAgtctttcctgattttacctgaactttatcttcccttgaactgtcttttaattgcacagaactGTGTCATTCTCTAACATTATTTGTATctgttgtttcatgtctgtttttaacttgtcttaGTGAAGCACTTTGCAACATgcgttttgaaaagtgctctataaataaaattattattaccaCCTTACCTAAACTTTAACTCCATATATTGTAAAACATACATGGAGGTACAATCAAACACACATTGTAAACATATCAGGGTTGGTTcctcctgacctctgacctctgacctctgaccctacCTTCCCAGAGGACCAGAGCTCCAGCGTCCTCTTGGCCAGCTGGTGTTTCTCGCTGTTTGGAGGCATGGCCACGCCCTCTTTAGCCAGATATCTAAAGATCAGCTCACGATAAACCTTCTTCCTCTTCAGGAGCTCCTCCGCACTTCTAGTGAAGGACAGGATCGTTTCCATCGCCTCTACACAAACACAGGGACACATGATAAACAAGATAAACAAGAACACAGGAACACAAGAtaaacatgaacacatgaacacaggaACACAAGGTGGAGGACAGATTCAGTTAaagcaaaagaaagacacaaaataactaaaaaagacacaaaaagacacaagatgaccaaaaaaagacacaaaaaagatacaaaaaaacacaagatgacgaaagagacacaagatgaccaaaaaaaaaagacactaaataactaaaaaagacacaaaatgaccaaagaaagatgctaaataacaaaaaaagacactaaacgaccaaaaaaagacactaaataactaaaaaaagacacgaaatgactaaaaaaagacacaaaatgaccaaagaaagacactatataacttaaaaaagacacaaaataactaaaaaagacacaaaatgaccgaagaaagacactaaataactaaaaaaagacacaaaataactaaaaaagacacaaaatgaccgaagaaagacactaaataactaaaaaaagacacaaaataactaaaaaagacacaaaatgactgaagaaagacactaaataacaaaaaaagacactaaataactaaaaaaagacacaaaataactaaaaaaagacacaacaaaagacacaaaatgactaaaagagttggatgacaggatcacacacaatcacaagatcacatttatgttggtttttctttgtttctttttggttctaaatgttttaatccagtaagtcagaataaaaaatcagttattattattatcaggtcatataggtgaaaaatataccaacatggtatttaaacacgTTTTAGTGGTTTATAgaggcaggatggaaggagtcagacatggataAAGTTAATTAACGCCTAGATAACCAGCAGAAAGTGAATCTTTACCTGTAACATTCTCCACCACGATCATCTTATTGGTGACTGTGTCGCTCAGAGACATTAAATCTGCTGCAGACATTAACTTCAGGATGTTAGAGCATCCAGCCCGCTCTGTTTCTGTCAGTCCGGGCATCTTTAACATCTTTAACAGCTCAAACacctaaaaactaaaatattaagCTCCTCTGTGGTCCATTCGTGTCCTGGTAGAAATGTGTCCGGACAGGAACAAACATTAGGGGAGAAACGTTCCGAGCAGAGTCGGTTTGTGGCGGTAGATAACACGCTGCGTTCAAGGCTGTAGGAATTTTTGGAGTCTCGGGCTGAAATACTATGAAGGTATTATTGATGCaaaagatttatatatatatatatatatatatatatatatatatatatatatataactcatTAAAAAGTAGggcatgataaaatataaaataaatatacaataaaaaatataaaaatgtatatgtataaataaagactaataaataacaaataaataaaaaaaatgtctccacAAATACATCACAACACTTTCTACTACATTCTTTACAGGTgcataaatcatattttataggATTttcaatacaatatatatatttcaataaaatacaaaaaataattaaaaataaaatatatatatatatatatatatatatatatatatatgtgtgtgtgtgtgtttatatatataattcattaaaaagtcgggcatgataaaatataaaataaatatacaataaaaaatataaaaatatatatgtataaataaagactaataaataacaaataaattaaaaaaaattctccacaAATACATCACAAAACTTTCTACTACATTCTTTACAGGTGcacaaatcatattttatagGATTttcaatacaatatatatatttcaattaaaaaaaaaaattaaaaaaatatatatatataattagaaAGTAGggcatgataaaatataaaataaatatgtataataaaaaaatatatatatatatgtataaataaagactaataaataatagcaaataaataaaagagaatatgTTGTACCACTAAGATGTCAGTCCAGGCATCTTTAACAGctaaaacatctaaaaactaattattaAGCTCCTCTGTGGTCCATTCGTGTCCTGGTAGAAATGTGTCCGGACAGGAACAAACATTAGaggagaaacgttccgcgcaGAGTCGGTTTGTTGCGGTAGATAACACGCTGCGTTCAAGGCTATAGGAATTTTTAGAATCTAGGGTTGAAATACTATGAAGGTATTATTGGTGCAAAAGATTTGAGCCCCTCTAACAGTGGAATTTGTAGTTGTGTacagtgattgtgtgtgtgtatcagtaaATTTGAAGTCACATACTCTATGAGTTGTGtatttgtagattttttttttctccacaaatacaacacaacacttaCACATTCACAAATTCTTTACAGGTGAACAAATCATAATTTAGGggcatgataaaatataaaataaatatgtataataaaaaatataaaaatatgtatgtataaatatagactaataaataatagcaaataaataaataaataaaagagaatatgTAGTAACACTAAAATGCatgagcatatatatatatatatatatatatatatatatatataattaaaaagtagggcatgataaaatataaaataaatatgtataataaatacTTACACATTCACAAATTCTTTACAGGTGAACAAATCATAATTTAGGggcatgataaaatataaaataaatatgtataataaaaaatatttaaaaaaaatatatataatagcaaataaatgaataaataaaagagattaTGTAGTAACACTAAAATGCATgagcatatgtatatatatatatatatatatatatatatatatatatatatataaaattaaaaagtagggcatgataaaatataaaataaatatgtataataaaaaaatatatataaatatagactaataaataatagcaaataaataaataaaagacaatatgt
This sequence is a window from Centropristis striata isolate RG_2023a ecotype Rhode Island chromosome 10, C.striata_1.0, whole genome shotgun sequence. Protein-coding genes within it:
- the c10h3orf38 gene encoding uncharacterized protein C3orf38 homolog, with the protein product MLKMPGLTETERAGCSNILKLMSAADLMSLSDTVTNKMIVVENVTEAMETILSFTRSAEELLKRKKVYRELIFRYLAKEGVAMPPNSEKHQLAKRTLELWSSGKVLVEEEKLPGGPGETRLSQTSETGSSDFDPSVLGQQFCQWFFQLLNSHNPSLGQPPQDWGPQHFWPDVKLRLLTRTGSEQMEEFLGAELVSLRLVALTRDEQLLLSPNLEPRGLKTLASPHGLVLVAVAGTIHRNQACLGIFENVFGLIRSPLENHSWKIKSVNLKIRGQEALGGAETSAPALTYNSSELQLLCS